ATCAAATAAATTCGATCAGCAATGGACTGCAAACGCATTGGGTTTTCTTCCACAAGCAATACGCTGAGAGATCCGTTTCGTAGTTTGGCCAACACATCATAAACCATGTCGATCACTTTGGGGGCCAGCCCTAATGAAGGCTCATCGATCAACATAATTTGCCCCTCTGTCATCAATCCCCTACCGATACCCAACATTCGTCGCTCGCCGCCTGAAAGCGTTCGCGCGATCTGAGGTCGGCGCTCGACCAGACGGGGAAACAAATCGTAGATTTTTTCTAATCGGCGTTCAATTTCATCTCTATTTGATGCGAGATATCCACCCATTAAGAGGTTTTCCTCAACTGTCATGTCCGGAAATACGAGATCACCTTGCGGTATTTGCACAAGCCCCTGCTGAACCCGTTGATGAGCTGTTAACTCATCAATAGATATGCCTCCCATAAATACTTGCCCAGAAGTCTTATTTATAAGACCTGAAAGCACTTTCAAAAGGGTGGATTTTCCATGCCCATTGGGTCCGATAATACCAACAAATTGGCCTTCTTGGATATCTAATGATATGTCGTGCAATACCTGCCTACGCCCATAGCCAGCAGCCAGATTAGAAACTTGTATCGCGCTAGCCATTTATATACTGCTCCCCTTTGCAGCGGTGTTATCTCTCAAAGCAATGTTCCACATCAACGCGGCACGCAGTGCGTTAAGCTCTTTTTCGCTCAGCGCTTCACCTTCTTGGGCGGCAAGTACACGCCGCGCTGCTTTTTCAATTAACTCAGCGCGTTTTTCCTCGAGATCTACCATATTCTGCAGTTTAGGAGCCATGGATCGTGACTTGTGGGACTCATTCAACATGCGTTCTAAAAGTTCAAAATGCTGGTCCAGCGGTGCCCCTTTGGCACGCGCGTCCATCATCCCTCTAGCAGCACGCGAAATCCTGGTTAACTTCTCATCAGAAGAACGGTTATGTAGTAATTTTTCCAGCACCAGATAGTCAATCGGGTAAAGCCTTCCAGTTCGATGCATTTTGACAAGCTGGCGTGATGCCCGTTCAACATCTTCGGACCATTTATCATCAGCTTCATCTTCACCTAAATGAGCCAATTCAACTTGCGACTTCCCTTCTTTTGCGCCCTTGGGTTTTTTGGTATACTGGGCTGAAGCACCTTCGCCCAAATAGACCTCAACCACTTTTGCATCTTCAGTTAGCCCCTCAGCGCTGCCTTGATATAGTTTTTCACCATAATTCATGATGAGTACTTCATCAGACAACCCGATCAAAAACCGCATCACATGCTCGATCAGAATAATCGACATGCCCTGTGTTTCAGTAAGAGAACCAATGACTCTTTCGACATGGCTGATCTCGCGAGGGATCAAACCACCGACCGGCTCATCCAGCAACAAGAGCTTTGGTCGGGTCGCAATTGCAGAGGCTATCATTAAAAGCTTTTGTTCCATCAATGACAAGCCCGAGACAACTGCATTCATTTGGTCTTTCAATCCTACCAACTCCAGTGCCTCGATCGCATCTCGTTGCTCGCTTCGGTGGAAAAAAACTGAGGGTATTTCATGCGGCTCACATCCGTGATGGGTAGAAATAAGCACATTTTCTAACACTGTCATCGTTTCAAAAGCAGCGTTCAACTGAAAAGTCCTTGCAATCCCAGCATGACAAATTTCATGGGGTTTTTTCTTTGTTATTGCCTGACCATCGAAAATAATCTCACCGCTGTCAGCAGGTTGGATTCCGGAAATGACATCAAACATCGTTGTCTTTCCAGCACCGTTCGGCCCACCAATCCCAAAGACAGTTCCGTGGCTGATGTCGAAACTCATCTTATTTACAGCTGCAAGGGCCCCAAAGAGCTTAGTCACCCGCCGCACAGACAACAAAGCTGGATTGCTGTCTTTAGAGGCATAGGCTACAGACCTGTCACTTGACAGATTGGTTAATCTTTTAAGGGGCCTTTGCATTTTTTAATGCCCTTCCAGAGCCTTAAGTGAACCAAGAGGGTGTTTGGAACGCCCCAACATTGTAAGGCTCAGGATAAATCACTACCGGGGGCTTTTCCTTATCCTGTATCTGTTGCAACATGTGTGGGTGACCTAGAGATGCATCGCGAGTGAACGTCGGATACGGCAGTGTTGCTTGGAACTCTGGGTGATACCAATAAGATCCGGTTGGGCCACGGAACGTAAACTGTTTAAGAGCCCAAGCTATCTTGCGGTTTTGGTCGTAATTCCCAGGCTCACCAGTGCCACCCGCCACCGCTGCTGCAAGTGCATAGTGGTGCATCGGGCCATAAGACAAAGCACCCGGTTGGGGGTCACTTTCGGGCCCGTATTTCGCCGCATGCGCATCAACATAAGGCTGAGCGTAATCATCAGAAAGCAACCCATCCACTGTTCCGGTCAATACCCCAACCGACGCATCTCCCGCAATATCCCGGAAATCTTTCTGTAGCGCGCCATACTGATAGTAAAACAGACTGTTGGTTGGGTTTTCAACGAATTGCAGTTGGCACTGCGCAATATCACCTGCAAAAAAGTGAGTATTGGCAATCGCTGCAGGATCAATCTGGCGAATTTTGGAAAGAACCGGCCCCCATTCAGTTGTAGGTGTCTGCACTACTTCAGAAAATGCAATCTCAAACCCACCTCCGGCGGCAGCATCTTTCATCGCATCCGCGATGACAATCGAATAGGGTATAGAGCCAACAATGATCGCGACTTTGTTATTCTGTGGTGTCCAAACACCACTATCGCGCAAATCTCCCAGCATGGTAATGTAGCCAGCACCATACCAGTATTCTGCAGGATCCGCCATGAAACAGCTAAAATAACGATCAGGGTCAGATTTAACCGTTTCGTGGTGCTGAATTGCTGTGTTTACGTGCATATAAATTATGCCCGCATCTGCGATCGGTTCATATTCCGCATCATTTGGTCCAATGTTGTAACCATTGATGATTGCATGAACCTCATGCCTATCGATCAGGAAGTTGGCAGCGGCAACAACTTCTGATGCGCTCATATTCTTTGTATCTACAAAATGGGGTTCCAATGGCCGGCCAAGGATACCGCCGTAATCATTAATCTCTTCAATCGCAAGTTCAACACCGCGTTTATAACCCTGTCCATCAGTCGCGGCAGCGCCTGTCAGAGGATACATGGAGCCAATTGGTATCGGATCACCTGACTTTGCCGAGGCTTGGCTATTCATCATTGCAAGCGCCCCGACACCCAGCGCACCGCCGCCTCCCAATTTTAGGAATTTACGCCGTGTGTCATCAAGCAGATCTGCATGTTTGGATTTTTCAGAAAGTTTTGCTTTACCTTCCTTATTAGCCACTAGCTCAGCTGTGTTATGACTGCGATTCAGTCTCGGCCTTAGTAAGTTTTTCATTATATATCCTCCATATTGCAAGCCGCCATCCGCGACCCAGATCGGGTGTTTTGTTTATTTTCCCGAAATTCCTGATTTTTCTTTTTTCTGATTTGAAAGTGCGACCGGCACGTCTGATCGTGAAAAACCTGACAGCCGTGAATTGTACTGGCGCTCAAGAGCCACGGTATCAGCAATACGTCGCTCACCTGGGTTACCCTCAGGCATTTCACCAGAAAGACGTAACGCACCGGGATTTTGCAAACGCAACTCTGCAGCTTTGTTAATGGCTTGATCTTCTTTGTCGTAAACTAGGTCCGAAAAAAGCTGTAAGGGATGCACTGTGTCTGCACGCAATTGGCCTACCGCCCAAGCTATTCCATCTTTGACACACGCAACTACATACCACCCCTTCACGGCGCCAGGGCGATATCCATTTAGTTTATAAAGTACCTGCGCAAAGTCAGCAAAATCTCCCATCCCGACCGGCATACACGCCGCAGTACTTTCCACGGTATCGGGATCAATATCATCTGAACGTACCCAGATATGGCTTTCTTCTCGAAAAGATCCAGCACTCGAAATGCCAAAAGCGCCTTTTCCCTTATAGGCGTGGTGTACCCACCAAAATTCGTCCTTGGTCGCATTCAAATCAATAATTAAAGGCTTTTTGGGGCGAACGGTTTTATCTGGGGTATTTACAAGTTGGGTCATGGCAGAGGTCCATCCTTCAAAAAACCGTTGATCACATTTTCCATCATCTGAGAGACATTGTTTTGATAGTCATTATGACTCAGAGATCCACACCAAGTCATTGATCCAACTGAGAACACCGCGCCATTATTGGGAGTTTTATAGTAAACAATGTCTGCACGTGTATTTGGGTTGTTTTCACCAGTCCCCGCTGAAAAATACCCACGAGCGTGAAACGTGGATTCCTCAGAAACTGTGACAAACATGTCATTGTGCCCCTCGGAATGGGCCAACAAATAAGCCCGATGCGGCGTGCCAAGTTCAAGATCATACCGGTCAAGTTCTAACCCTGCTGCGCCATCGCCAATAAGTCCAAAATTGCCAATTGGTTCCTCAAGACCTATACCTTCCATAATCCAAGAACATTCAGGGAGTTCGCTATCCGGAGCACGCCGATAGTAAGAAGAATAGGTCAGGCCAAAGGATGTGAACGACACGCCTAACAGTTTTGACATTGCACGGCCTCGCACGCGCCAAAGTCCACCGTGTTTACCATCGAAGGCGTTGCAATATTCTCCGGGTGCTATGGTCCATGCCCGTGTACCATTATCGCCTTTGCGCACTTCTATAATGTTTGAATTATCGGGATGGGCCGCAGTGATCCAATAGAACCCGTTGGCCGCCAGGTACATGAAACGACCGCCTTGCATCTGATAGTCGTGATAGGCATCCATCATTTGCTCCGTTGGATATTCCGGATGATGCGGCGTCATTACAACCTGGTACTGGTTCAAAAGTTCTACGCCTTCAGCCTGAAGATCTTGGTCACAGTGGATATCCACCTGATAGTTTTTCTGATCCAGCCAATCAACAAGGTGTAAATCAGCATTTAGCTGCCACAAAGAAGGAGACAAAATATGTATATATTTTGGCCGCATATTTAGGATTGGCCTCAGACGAGAAGAGATATTAACTCCCCATCCATCGCGGTAGTGGGCATAGGTACCCAAACCGTAACCTTTTTCCTGATTTAGCAGTAGATCCTCAGGCTGCAAAAGGGGCACTCGCCCAGTCAAAAGTTGAGCAATAACTGAATTTACCGACAGATTGTCATTGGCATAGGCCATGTAGCTAAATGTCGGGATGATCAGCGCCATTTTGGCCATTGAACCTTCCTTTGGGGGTCTCACAAAAAACGGGATGTAATCCTCGGTTTCTGGCGTTGCGATACGGTTTATCCGCATCCGGACAGCATAAACACCACTTGGCAACCCCTCCGGAACAGTAAAGGCAAGGGATTCATCCCATCGCGCATCATCCACACTTTCATCATGAAAATGGATCGCGCCAAATTCCTGTGGCCCATGCTTAAAGCTCATATAATCGGAGGACCAATTAAACCCTGTCACACCGCGCACCGGCATATTGACACCCTGCCCGTGCAAAAGACTTAGACTTTTGTCAATGATCGTCGGAGATGCCGCATTTT
The nucleotide sequence above comes from Rhodobacteraceae bacterium Araon29. Encoded proteins:
- a CDS encoding ATP-binding cassette domain-containing protein is translated as MASAIQVSNLAAGYGRRQVLHDISLDIQEGQFVGIIGPNGHGKSTLLKVLSGLINKTSGQVFMGGISIDELTAHQRVQQGLVQIPQGDLVFPDMTVEENLLMGGYLASNRDEIERRLEKIYDLFPRLVERRPQIARTLSGGERRMLGIGRGLMTEGQIMLIDEPSLGLAPKVIDMVYDVLAKLRNGSLSVLLVEENPMRLQSIADRIYLMDNGEFVWNGTPGELSKNSDLITTYLGD
- a CDS encoding ATP-binding cassette domain-containing protein; amino-acid sequence: MQRPLKRLTNLSSDRSVAYASKDSNPALLSVRRVTKLFGALAAVNKMSFDISHGTVFGIGGPNGAGKTTMFDVISGIQPADSGEIIFDGQAITKKKPHEICHAGIARTFQLNAAFETMTVLENVLISTHHGCEPHEIPSVFFHRSEQRDAIEALELVGLKDQMNAVVSGLSLMEQKLLMIASAIATRPKLLLLDEPVGGLIPREISHVERVIGSLTETQGMSIILIEHVMRFLIGLSDEVLIMNYGEKLYQGSAEGLTEDAKVVEVYLGEGASAQYTKKPKGAKEGKSQVELAHLGEDEADDKWSEDVERASRQLVKMHRTGRLYPIDYLVLEKLLHNRSSDEKLTRISRAARGMMDARAKGAPLDQHFELLERMLNESHKSRSMAPKLQNMVDLEEKRAELIEKAARRVLAAQEGEALSEKELNALRAALMWNIALRDNTAAKGSSI
- a CDS encoding ABC transporter substrate-binding protein — its product is MNSQASAKSGDPIPIGSMYPLTGAAATDGQGYKRGVELAIEEINDYGGILGRPLEPHFVDTKNMSASEVVAAANFLIDRHEVHAIINGYNIGPNDAEYEPIADAGIIYMHVNTAIQHHETVKSDPDRYFSCFMADPAEYWYGAGYITMLGDLRDSGVWTPQNNKVAIIVGSIPYSIVIADAMKDAAAGGGFEIAFSEVVQTPTTEWGPVLSKIRQIDPAAIANTHFFAGDIAQCQLQFVENPTNSLFYYQYGALQKDFRDIAGDASVGVLTGTVDGLLSDDYAQPYVDAHAAKYGPESDPQPGALSYGPMHHYALAAAVAGGTGEPGNYDQNRKIAWALKQFTFRGPTGSYWYHPEFQATLPYPTFTRDASLGHPHMLQQIQDKEKPPVVIYPEPYNVGAFQTPSWFT
- a CDS encoding N,N-dimethylformamidase, with the translated sequence MKRNAQDHVLQITGYSNRFSARPGETIRFHVHSEFNEPFQADIVRLIHGDTNPEGPGYKEELIHTTVSDMYPGKNQPLYAGSYIHVPHNDLMNVTSFTLCAYIYPTTPYVDIEGVEVGPQAILSKWDNKAQTGYGIFINEHGELSLRIGHGTGRVEEFSTGKPLYRKVWYKVAATFDAKTGEVRLFQTPYVTNTNGGHGMSMLHPLDDTQGAFKGSSHMGGPVANDAPFLMAAASEVSYSGRSIGGAHFRDVSEPIKIPINTMNYNGKIERPKLARRALSDAEIELLLSAPGLENIGNELRASVIGAWDFAANISENAASPTIIDKSLSLLHGQGVNMPVRGVTGFNWSSDYMSFKHGPQEFGAIHFHDESVDDARWDESLAFTVPEGLPSGVYAVRMRINRIATPETEDYIPFFVRPPKEGSMAKMALIIPTFSYMAYANDNLSVNSVIAQLLTGRVPLLQPEDLLLNQEKGYGLGTYAHYRDGWGVNISSRLRPILNMRPKYIHILSPSLWQLNADLHLVDWLDQKNYQVDIHCDQDLQAEGVELLNQYQVVMTPHHPEYPTEQMMDAYHDYQMQGGRFMYLAANGFYWITAAHPDNSNIIEVRKGDNGTRAWTIAPGEYCNAFDGKHGGLWRVRGRAMSKLLGVSFTSFGLTYSSYYRRAPDSELPECSWIMEGIGLEEPIGNFGLIGDGAAGLELDRYDLELGTPHRAYLLAHSEGHNDMFVTVSEESTFHARGYFSAGTGENNPNTRADIVYYKTPNNGAVFSVGSMTWCGSLSHNDYQNNVSQMMENVINGFLKDGPLP